From the genome of Halobellus litoreus, one region includes:
- a CDS encoding RtcB family protein, translating to MSDNRDVREYGGIRLERVREYVWEIPREGEMNVPARVLASDALLEQIGDDKTLQQLRNATHLPGIADHAICMPDGHQGYGFPVGGVGATDVETGCISPGAIGYDINCGVRMMRTNLTYDDVVGHEEELVDALFANVPSGLGGGGIVESDRDTLEEILDRGVDWALEHGYAVEEDLTHCEDEGMRPDADPDAVSQKAKDRGKNQIGSLGSGNHFLEVQRVTDVFRPEVAAEFGLEADQIVVLIHCGSRGLGHQICTDYLRRIEQEHADLLAELPDKELAAAPAGSELAERYYGAMCAAINFAWVNRQLIMHRTRRVFERVFDRDWESMEMELLYDVAHNIGKKEVHEVGVDDDGRPAAPDDAVDRAERELYVHRKGATRAFPAGRPELPATYRDVGQPIIIPGSMGAGSYVLRGGERSLEVSFGSTAHGAGRTMSRTQAKNEYWGETVRDELRDQEKIYVKAQSGATVAEEAPGVYKDVDEVVRVSDELGIGDKVARTFPVCNIKG from the coding sequence ATGAGCGACAATCGGGACGTCCGCGAATACGGCGGCATCCGCTTGGAACGAGTCCGAGAGTACGTCTGGGAGATTCCACGCGAGGGGGAGATGAACGTCCCCGCGCGCGTCCTCGCCAGCGACGCGCTGCTCGAACAGATCGGCGACGACAAGACCCTCCAGCAGCTCAGAAACGCGACGCATCTGCCGGGGATCGCGGATCACGCGATCTGTATGCCCGACGGGCACCAGGGCTACGGGTTCCCCGTCGGCGGCGTCGGCGCGACGGACGTGGAGACGGGCTGTATCTCGCCGGGGGCGATCGGCTACGACATCAACTGCGGGGTCAGGATGATGCGGACGAACCTGACCTACGACGACGTCGTCGGCCACGAGGAGGAACTCGTCGACGCCCTCTTCGCGAACGTGCCGTCGGGACTCGGCGGCGGCGGCATCGTCGAATCCGACCGCGACACGCTCGAAGAGATCCTTGATCGCGGCGTCGACTGGGCGCTCGAACACGGGTACGCCGTCGAGGAGGACCTCACACACTGCGAGGACGAGGGAATGCGGCCCGACGCCGACCCGGACGCGGTCTCGCAGAAGGCCAAGGACCGCGGGAAGAACCAGATCGGCAGCCTCGGCTCCGGGAACCACTTCCTGGAGGTCCAGCGCGTCACCGACGTCTTTCGCCCGGAGGTCGCCGCGGAGTTTGGACTCGAAGCCGATCAGATCGTGGTCCTGATCCATTGTGGGTCCCGCGGCCTGGGTCACCAGATCTGTACGGATTACCTCCGACGGATCGAACAGGAGCACGCCGATCTCCTCGCCGAGCTTCCGGACAAGGAACTGGCGGCCGCTCCCGCGGGCTCGGAGTTGGCCGAGAGGTACTACGGGGCGATGTGCGCCGCGATCAACTTCGCGTGGGTGAACCGGCAGCTGATTATGCACCGGACTCGGCGCGTCTTCGAGCGGGTCTTCGACCGCGACTGGGAGTCGATGGAGATGGAACTGCTCTACGACGTCGCGCACAACATCGGGAAGAAAGAAGTGCACGAGGTCGGCGTCGACGACGACGGTCGACCCGCCGCGCCCGACGACGCGGTGGATCGCGCGGAGCGGGAGCTCTACGTCCACCGGAAGGGCGCGACGCGCGCGTTCCCCGCCGGCCGACCGGAACTGCCGGCCACCTATCGCGACGTGGGCCAGCCGATCATCATCCCCGGCAGTATGGGAGCCGGTTCGTACGTCCTCCGCGGCGGCGAGCGCTCTCTGGAGGTGTCCTTCGGGTCGACGGCGCACGGCGCCGGTCGGACGATGAGTCGGACGCAGGCGAAGAACGAGTACTGGGGCGAGACGGTCCGAGACGAACTCCGCGATCAGGAGAAGATCTACGTGAAGGCGCAGTCGGGCGCGACGGTCGCCGAGGAGGCGCCGGGCGTCTACAAGGACGTCGACGAGGTCGTTCGCGTCTCCGACGAGTTGGGAATCGGCGACAAGGTCGCCCGGACGTTCCCCGTCTGCAACATCAAGGGCTGA
- a CDS encoding DoxX family protein yields the protein MGSSLAGRASAHVRYVTPGSDPVAVVAFLVEALTDPLNLAVLGVGGTASLLAALGYLRLRPLRRDIAVFRETVRGYRDLLPWLLRLSVGLPLVGAGFSGYFFSPVVTLGSPTFVRLFGITVGFLLLFGFGTRLVAFLGLLSYLGGLLFSPALFLAFEYVPAFIAIALVGGGRPSADHVVSQLADAETAYSRIDPFYRAVAVPFVRRVEPYTALVPVVLRVGLGVSFVYLGVAQKLMNPGDATAVVAKYNLTAVVPVSPELWVVGAGLTEAAVGTVLVFGVFVRAASGVAFLLFTTTLFGLPDDPILAHLSLFGLASALLVTGAGPLSFDAWIRERDRRSTPEPPSTSVRSDD from the coding sequence GTGGGTTCGAGCCTTGCAGGTCGGGCGAGCGCTCACGTCCGGTACGTCACGCCCGGAAGCGACCCCGTCGCCGTCGTGGCGTTTCTCGTCGAGGCGCTGACGGACCCGTTGAACCTCGCCGTGCTCGGCGTCGGCGGGACGGCCAGTCTGCTCGCCGCGCTGGGCTATCTACGACTCCGTCCACTGCGTCGCGACATCGCCGTGTTTCGGGAGACCGTCCGGGGGTATCGCGACCTGCTCCCGTGGCTCCTCCGGCTGAGCGTCGGACTTCCCCTCGTCGGTGCCGGCTTCTCCGGGTACTTTTTTTCTCCCGTCGTCACGCTCGGATCGCCGACGTTCGTCCGCCTCTTCGGCATCACCGTCGGTTTCTTGCTCCTGTTCGGGTTCGGGACGCGACTCGTCGCCTTTCTCGGACTGCTCTCGTATCTCGGTGGTCTGCTCTTCTCCCCGGCACTGTTTCTCGCGTTCGAGTACGTTCCGGCGTTCATCGCGATCGCGCTCGTCGGCGGCGGCCGTCCGAGCGCCGACCACGTGGTCTCACAGCTCGCTGACGCGGAGACCGCATACTCCCGCATCGATCCGTTTTACCGCGCGGTCGCCGTACCGTTCGTCCGTCGAGTCGAGCCGTACACGGCGCTGGTTCCCGTGGTGCTTCGCGTCGGGCTCGGCGTCTCCTTCGTCTATCTGGGCGTCGCACAGAAACTGATGAACCCCGGCGACGCGACGGCGGTCGTCGCGAAGTACAACTTGACTGCCGTGGTTCCGGTCAGCCCGGAACTGTGGGTCGTCGGCGCGGGCCTGACCGAGGCGGCGGTCGGGACCGTCCTCGTGTTCGGCGTGTTCGTCCGGGCGGCCTCCGGCGTCGCGTTCCTCCTCTTCACCACGACCCTCTTCGGCCTCCCAGACGACCCGATCCTCGCACACCTCTCGCTCTTCGGACTCGCTTCGGCGCTGCTCGTGACCGGTGCCGGTCCGTTGTCGTTCGACGCGTGGATCCGGGAGCGCGATCGGCGATCGACCCCCGAGCCGCCGTCGACGTCGGTTCGGTCGGACGACTGA
- a CDS encoding DUF5799 family protein, protein MADWTDSIVGDRMAVDREFSDQVENSEFSSQEWGLIMTATELDIEHADDPERARIVADTEKLPQIMPELENVRSQMAQMGGAPGDDKSGGSSGGVVDQIKGALGLGNGTSTGSDQERIDAAKRLTQAYADALQTHLESKNKWEQVRIAYQE, encoded by the coding sequence ATGGCAGACTGGACCGACAGCATCGTCGGGGACCGAATGGCTGTCGACCGTGAGTTCTCCGACCAGGTCGAGAACTCGGAGTTCTCGAGCCAGGAGTGGGGACTCATCATGACCGCGACAGAACTGGACATCGAACACGCCGACGACCCGGAGCGGGCGCGGATCGTCGCCGACACCGAGAAGCTCCCGCAGATTATGCCGGAGTTGGAAAACGTCCGCTCGCAGATGGCACAGATGGGCGGTGCGCCCGGAGACGACAAGTCCGGCGGGTCCTCAGGGGGCGTCGTCGACCAGATCAAGGGCGCCCTGGGTCTCGGAAACGGGACGAGCACGGGATCGGACCAGGAGCGCATCGACGCCGCCAAACGGTTGACGCAGGCGTACGCCGACGCCCTGCAGACGCATCTGGAATCGAAGAACAAGTGGGAGCAGGTCCGGATCGCCTACCAGGAGTGA
- a CDS encoding HAD family hydrolase: MDRYDLLYRLYEEYETDTLRDLQNFVDLFPPVDSRVALEYWEDASDELAAQKDDIAQSFAAGETLANIAARATREQTFTALDLHSKYGRSVNALVLDVDETLRSAGQTDNEIPRETLHLLTQLHETGVPIVICTGQTLENVKGFMIQGLGTELVHSGSFSIVYEAGTGVFTPGHGSDTKRLLYETLDEEIQEIFSLVRSRVLTAAPAELRRSLHLQGNEFNVTLKPNFDVGSDAAEEVIDEGLVYLIDLLGRAVVETVEGVDDVGIEVRDVEAQEGDRPTDWARAYYSDADPEIAEVLAGEDATPNCGVDAVPVAVRARFDRIDVGYYHADAAEIGSLDLDKPTGVTEALDVLAIDDPFVLVMGDSKSDLRVMEWAADADAGLAAAPRHASDSVLSHVRSTDELVYEPGDAGSILRTVSVLNQLAEW, translated from the coding sequence ATGGACCGGTACGACCTCCTCTACAGGCTCTACGAGGAGTACGAGACGGACACGCTGCGGGATCTGCAGAACTTCGTCGACCTCTTTCCGCCCGTCGACTCCCGCGTCGCTCTCGAGTACTGGGAGGACGCGAGCGACGAACTGGCGGCGCAGAAAGACGACATCGCGCAGTCATTCGCCGCGGGCGAGACGCTCGCGAACATCGCCGCTCGCGCGACCAGAGAGCAGACGTTCACCGCGCTGGACCTCCACTCGAAGTACGGCCGATCGGTGAACGCGCTCGTACTCGACGTCGACGAGACGCTCCGCTCGGCGGGGCAGACCGACAACGAGATCCCGCGCGAGACGTTGCATCTCCTGACCCAACTCCACGAAACCGGCGTTCCGATCGTCATCTGCACCGGGCAGACCCTCGAAAACGTGAAGGGATTCATGATCCAGGGCCTCGGGACGGAGTTGGTCCACTCGGGGTCGTTCAGCATCGTCTACGAGGCCGGGACGGGCGTGTTCACACCCGGCCACGGGTCGGACACGAAGCGCCTGTTGTACGAGACGCTCGACGAAGAGATCCAGGAGATCTTCTCGCTGGTCCGCTCGCGGGTTCTCACCGCCGCGCCGGCGGAGCTCCGCCGCTCGCTGCACCTCCAGGGCAACGAGTTCAACGTCACGCTCAAGCCGAACTTCGACGTCGGTAGCGACGCCGCCGAGGAAGTCATCGACGAGGGGTTAGTGTACCTCATCGATCTGCTCGGACGCGCCGTCGTCGAGACGGTGGAGGGAGTCGACGACGTGGGAATCGAGGTGCGAGACGTCGAGGCCCAGGAGGGCGACCGTCCGACGGACTGGGCGCGGGCGTACTACTCGGACGCTGATCCGGAGATCGCCGAGGTGCTCGCCGGCGAGGACGCGACGCCGAACTGCGGGGTCGACGCCGTACCGGTGGCCGTCCGAGCGCGCTTCGACCGGATCGACGTCGGGTACTACCACGCCGACGCCGCCGAGATCGGCTCGCTGGACCTCGACAAGCCGACCGGCGTCACCGAGGCGCTCGACGTCCTGGCTATCGACGACCCGTTCGTCTTGGTGATGGGCGACAGCAAGTCCGACCTCCGGGTGATGGAGTGGGCCGCGGACGCCGACGCCGGACTCGCGGCGGCGCCGAGACACGCCTCGGACTCGGTCCTCTCGCACGTTCGCTCGACGGACGAACTCGTGTACGAACCCGGCGATGCCGGGTCGATCCTGCGGACGGTCTCGGTGTTGAACCAACTCGCGGAGTGGTAG
- a CDS encoding DUF5827 family protein — protein sequence MPKRKETFETLYPYRLYDPDEVLDPELMYTVPEIARLLQGLDPDVELDADTEDRVVAWTIPWLMVHAEELVINDPVGDEPGYFGVEVADDEAAEIPDDADV from the coding sequence ATGCCCAAACGGAAGGAGACGTTCGAGACGCTGTACCCCTATCGACTGTACGACCCCGACGAGGTGCTCGATCCGGAGTTAATGTACACGGTCCCGGAGATCGCTCGCCTGCTCCAGGGGCTCGATCCGGACGTCGAACTCGACGCCGACACGGAAGACCGGGTCGTCGCGTGGACGATCCCCTGGTTGATGGTGCACGCCGAAGAGCTGGTGATCAACGATCCGGTCGGGGACGAACCCGGCTACTTCGGCGTCGAAGTCGCGGACGACGAAGCCGCGGAGATCCCCGACGACGCCGACGTGTAG
- the folP gene encoding dihydropteroate synthase — MRTVDAAGLEIGDEHPPRIMGVLNVSKESPYDPSVFDDPGEAAAYVDRELIDQGADIVDVGLESANKRFGVLSADAELERLDTAVETLQSVSGDAVFSIETRYHEVADEALSRGFDMVNDICGFADPEMPRVCEDYDVAVAKMASPPDLTAPGAVESVDWAARSAAERERSRGYADDIYDALALNGFTDKTIVDPAFGGWSEEKTLEDDKETFRRLREFRGLGYPLLVSINRKNFLREVTGRSTEEALPVSLAATSMAVERGAHVIRTHDVEETRDAAYIGHEFARSRLSGSSGGRDAGDVSVEELDVTTTREAARHLDRIGCDDSAAVAADAVVRVIELSGLSDPAVGALSTAAVETGVTVVAEGATEKRVASADGGEPSTGRRVLLFGTPRGLSGLEAAVGDDGGDALSDALGTIAAAVE, encoded by the coding sequence ATGCGAACTGTGGACGCTGCCGGGCTGGAGATCGGCGACGAGCACCCGCCGCGGATTATGGGGGTCCTGAACGTCTCGAAGGAATCGCCCTACGACCCGAGCGTCTTCGACGACCCGGGGGAGGCGGCCGCCTACGTCGACCGCGAACTCATCGACCAGGGCGCGGACATCGTCGACGTCGGCCTCGAATCGGCCAACAAGCGCTTCGGGGTGCTCTCGGCCGACGCGGAACTCGAACGCCTCGACACGGCGGTCGAGACGCTACAGAGCGTCTCCGGAGACGCCGTCTTCTCGATCGAGACCCGCTACCACGAGGTCGCGGACGAAGCGCTCTCGCGGGGGTTCGATATGGTGAACGACATCTGCGGGTTCGCCGATCCCGAGATGCCGCGGGTCTGTGAGGACTACGACGTCGCGGTCGCGAAGATGGCTTCCCCGCCGGATCTCACGGCCCCCGGCGCGGTCGAGTCGGTCGACTGGGCGGCGCGGAGCGCCGCCGAACGGGAGCGTAGCCGCGGCTACGCGGACGACATCTACGACGCCCTCGCACTCAACGGCTTCACGGACAAGACGATCGTCGACCCGGCGTTCGGCGGCTGGTCCGAGGAGAAGACGCTCGAAGACGACAAAGAGACGTTCCGGCGGCTCCGGGAGTTCCGCGGGTTGGGCTATCCACTCCTCGTCTCGATCAACCGCAAGAACTTCCTCCGCGAGGTCACCGGCCGATCGACCGAGGAGGCGCTGCCGGTCTCGCTGGCGGCGACGTCGATGGCGGTCGAACGCGGCGCACACGTGATCCGGACGCACGACGTCGAGGAGACCCGAGACGCCGCCTACATCGGGCACGAGTTCGCTCGCTCCCGACTCAGCGGATCGAGCGGCGGCCGCGACGCCGGCGACGTGTCCGTCGAGGAACTGGACGTGACGACGACGCGGGAGGCCGCGCGACACCTCGACCGGATCGGTTGCGACGACTCAGCGGCGGTCGCGGCGGACGCCGTCGTTCGCGTGATCGAACTCTCCGGACTCTCGGATCCGGCCGTCGGGGCGCTCTCGACCGCCGCGGTCGAGACCGGCGTGACCGTCGTCGCCGAGGGAGCGACCGAGAAACGCGTCGCCTCGGCCGACGGAGGCGAACCGTCCACCGGCCGACGCGTGCTCCTCTTCGGGACGCCCCGTGGGCTCTCGGGCCTCGAAGCCGCAGTCGGCGACGACGGCGGCGACGCACTGTCCGACGCGCTGGGCACGATCGCTGCGGCCGTCGAGTGA
- a CDS encoding 6-hydroxymethylpterin diphosphokinase MptE-like protein — protein MNFERWNPIYESILGDFGYPRDGDERARDVISEYAEPFDFERLDCAGDAVAVVGAAPSLSAAVDRVADADRVFAASTAADVVRDAGYEVDLLVTDLDKNPETALELTREGVPVAAHAHGDNVPLVREWVPRFEATHMIATTQAEPVDAVYNFGGFTDGDRAAFLADALSAAELRFVGWDFDDPTVDAAKAKKLRWAERLLHYLERRRGERFSVLDGRRDGIDPIPLDRPES, from the coding sequence ATGAACTTCGAACGCTGGAATCCGATCTACGAATCGATCCTCGGAGACTTCGGCTATCCGAGAGACGGTGACGAGCGCGCTCGCGACGTCATCAGCGAATATGCGGAGCCGTTCGACTTCGAGCGCCTCGACTGCGCGGGCGACGCCGTCGCCGTCGTCGGCGCCGCGCCGTCGCTCTCGGCGGCGGTCGACCGCGTCGCCGACGCCGACCGGGTGTTCGCCGCGTCGACGGCTGCGGACGTCGTTCGAGACGCCGGTTACGAAGTCGATCTGCTGGTGACGGACCTCGACAAGAACCCCGAGACGGCGCTGGAACTGACCCGCGAGGGCGTTCCCGTCGCGGCGCACGCCCACGGCGACAACGTGCCGCTGGTCCGAGAGTGGGTCCCGCGGTTCGAGGCGACGCATATGATCGCGACGACGCAGGCCGAACCCGTCGACGCCGTCTACAACTTCGGCGGCTTCACCGACGGCGACAGGGCGGCGTTCCTGGCCGACGCGCTCTCGGCGGCGGAACTCCGGTTCGTGGGGTGGGACTTCGACGATCCGACCGTCGACGCGGCGAAGGCGAAGAAACTCCGGTGGGCCGAGCGACTGCTCCACTACCTCGAACGACGTCGCGGCGAGCGGTTCTCGGTCCTCGACGGCCGACGCGACGGCATCGATCCGATTCCGCTCGATCGCCCCGAGAGCTGA
- a CDS encoding cryptochrome/photolyase family protein: MEIHWHRRDLRPTDNRALAVASGAVDADDAGSAEDEHDADSDSTATSGPVVPVFVFDDDVLEHAGDARVRYLLDALAELRASYRERGSDLVVARGGPASVLPDLAAEYDADRVVWNKDYSGLARERDAEVRRALNAVDVDRASFHDAIFHEPGSITTNEGEHYSVYTYFWKKWRDREKPDPIPAPDPDALAAVDGDDLPTIAELGFEEPQADVQAAGTEPARERLTEFCADGIYRYAEDRDYPTRDGVSRLSTDLKFGTIGIREVYAATAEAREHAAADAVESVEEFQSQLAWREFYTHVLFFNPEVVSENFREYEHEIEWRNDPEELRAWKDGETGYPIVDAGMRQLKAEAYMHNRVRMIVASFLTKDLQIDWREGYDHFREFLADHDTANDNGGWQWAASTGTDAQPYFRIFNPMTQGERYDPDAEYIKEYVPELRDVDPDLIHEWHELSPTQRARTAGEYPEPIVDHGERREAALAMFEAARGDE; this comes from the coding sequence ATGGAGATTCACTGGCATCGGCGGGACCTCAGACCGACTGACAACCGGGCGCTCGCGGTCGCGTCGGGGGCGGTGGACGCGGACGACGCCGGGTCCGCCGAAGACGAGCACGACGCCGATTCGGACTCCACCGCGACGTCGGGACCTGTCGTCCCGGTGTTCGTCTTCGACGACGACGTCCTCGAACACGCCGGCGACGCCCGCGTTCGGTACCTCCTCGACGCGCTCGCGGAACTGCGCGCGTCGTACCGCGAGCGCGGATCGGACCTAGTCGTCGCCCGCGGCGGCCCGGCGTCAGTCCTCCCGGATCTCGCGGCCGAGTACGACGCGGACCGCGTCGTCTGGAACAAGGACTACTCGGGACTTGCGCGCGAGCGCGACGCCGAGGTGCGCCGCGCGCTCAACGCCGTCGACGTCGATCGGGCCTCGTTTCACGACGCCATCTTCCACGAACCGGGATCGATCACGACGAACGAGGGCGAGCACTACTCCGTCTACACCTACTTCTGGAAGAAGTGGCGCGACCGAGAGAAGCCCGACCCGATCCCGGCACCCGATCCCGACGCGCTCGCGGCCGTCGACGGCGACGACCTCCCGACGATCGCGGAACTGGGGTTCGAAGAGCCGCAGGCCGATGTCCAGGCAGCGGGGACCGAACCCGCCCGCGAGCGACTCACCGAGTTCTGTGCGGACGGCATCTATCGCTACGCCGAGGATCGGGACTACCCGACCCGCGACGGCGTCTCCCGCCTCTCGACGGACCTGAAGTTCGGCACGATCGGGATCCGCGAGGTGTACGCCGCGACCGCCGAGGCGCGGGAGCACGCCGCCGCCGACGCGGTCGAGTCGGTCGAGGAGTTCCAGTCGCAACTCGCCTGGCGGGAGTTCTACACGCACGTGCTGTTCTTCAATCCCGAAGTCGTCTCCGAGAACTTCCGCGAGTACGAGCACGAGATCGAGTGGCGGAACGATCCCGAAGAGTTGCGGGCGTGGAAGGACGGCGAGACCGGCTACCCGATCGTCGACGCGGGAATGCGGCAGCTGAAGGCAGAGGCGTATATGCACAACCGCGTCCGGATGATCGTCGCGTCTTTCCTCACTAAGGACCTGCAGATCGACTGGCGGGAGGGCTACGACCACTTCAGGGAGTTCCTGGCCGATCACGACACCGCAAACGACAACGGCGGCTGGCAGTGGGCGGCCTCGACGGGGACGGACGCCCAGCCGTACTTCCGGATCTTCAATCCGATGACGCAGGGCGAGCGCTACGACCCAGACGCGGAGTACATCAAAGAGTACGTCCCCGAACTTCGCGACGTCGATCCCGACCTGATCCACGAGTGGCACGAGCTGTCGCCGACCCAGCGTGCGCGAACGGCCGGGGAGTACCCCGAACCGATCGTCGACCACGGCGAGCGGCGGGAAGCGGCGCTCGCGATGTTCGAGGCCGCCCGCGGCGACGAGTGA
- the sod gene encoding superoxide dismutase: protein MSYELDPLPYDYDALEPHISEQVLTWHHDTHHQGYVNGWNSAEETLEANRDAGDFSSSAGAIRNVTHNGSGHILHDLFWNSMSPEGGDEPSGALADRIEEDFGSYEAWKGEFEAAASNASGWALLVYDSFSNQLRNVVVDKHDQGALWGSHPVLALDVWEHSYYHDYGPARGDFVENFFEVVDWEEPSARYEQAVELFE from the coding sequence ATGAGCTACGAACTCGATCCCCTTCCGTACGACTACGACGCCCTCGAACCGCACATCTCCGAGCAGGTCCTGACGTGGCATCACGACACGCACCACCAGGGCTACGTGAACGGCTGGAATTCGGCCGAGGAGACGCTCGAAGCGAACCGCGACGCGGGCGACTTTTCCTCTTCGGCCGGAGCGATCCGGAACGTGACCCACAACGGCAGCGGTCACATCCTCCACGACCTCTTCTGGAACTCGATGTCGCCGGAGGGCGGCGACGAGCCGAGCGGTGCGCTCGCCGACCGAATCGAGGAGGACTTCGGCTCCTACGAGGCCTGGAAGGGCGAGTTCGAGGCCGCAGCGTCCAACGCCAGCGGCTGGGCGCTCCTCGTCTACGACTCGTTCTCGAACCAGCTGCGCAACGTGGTCGTCGACAAGCACGACCAGGGCGCACTCTGGGGCAGCCATCCGGTGCTCGCGCTGGACGTCTGGGAGCACTCCTACTACCACGACTACGGTCCGGCCCGCGGCGACTTCGTCGAGAACTTCTTCGAGGTCGTCGACTGGGAGGAGCCCAGCGCCCGCTACGAGCAGGCCGTCGAACTCTTCGAGTAA
- a CDS encoding glycerophosphoryl diester phosphodiesterase membrane domain-containing protein produces the protein MALQLGRSFIDGIRRVLSRTGGVLFAALLALQILLQTSVNTAVIGFLPPEAAAQTQETLGLTLPISGTVATALFLLVAILSATYFVVLARGITRPMSELATFPRELYTRRIGRATLSVIGGGIVVSIAVTIGLVFLFLPGIYLGACLLFFFFEVAIEDERAIGAIKRSWNRTKGNRLKLAVIVLLSGVIGGIVGVLATVFDLAGAPVVGDLVTNTVSTLLFVALYGIIADAYVQIRGDDPSGPGGSGARSPVDSGARADHR, from the coding sequence ATGGCCCTCCAACTCGGCCGATCGTTCATCGACGGTATCAGACGGGTGCTCTCCCGAACCGGCGGCGTGCTGTTCGCCGCGCTGTTGGCCTTGCAGATTCTCCTCCAGACCTCGGTCAACACGGCCGTCATCGGGTTTCTCCCACCCGAAGCGGCGGCGCAGACCCAGGAGACGCTGGGACTGACGCTTCCGATCTCGGGGACCGTTGCGACCGCCCTCTTCCTCCTCGTTGCGATCCTCAGCGCCACGTATTTCGTCGTGCTTGCCCGGGGGATCACGCGACCGATGTCCGAACTCGCGACGTTCCCGCGGGAACTGTACACGCGTCGGATCGGGCGGGCGACCCTCTCGGTGATCGGCGGCGGCATCGTGGTCAGCATCGCGGTGACTATCGGTCTGGTGTTCCTCTTCCTCCCGGGAATCTACCTCGGAGCGTGCCTCCTGTTCTTCTTCTTCGAGGTCGCGATCGAGGACGAACGCGCCATCGGCGCGATCAAGCGCAGTTGGAATCGAACGAAGGGGAACCGGCTGAAACTCGCGGTCATCGTCCTGCTCAGCGGCGTCATCGGCGGTATCGTCGGCGTGCTGGCGACGGTGTTCGACCTCGCCGGGGCACCGGTCGTCGGCGACCTGGTGACGAACACTGTCAGCACCCTCCTGTTCGTCGCGCTCTACGGCATTATCGCGGACGCGTACGTGCAGATCCGAGGAGACGACCCCAGCGGCCCCGGCGGTTCGGGAGCCCGCAGTCCGGTCGATAGCGGCGCCCGAGCCGACCATCGGTAG